One Candidatus Zixiibacteriota bacterium genomic window carries:
- a CDS encoding peroxiredoxin family protein translates to MPDIALPSFQGEEVKISQFKGKNVMLIFPRGYAMEGMWCPNCIYRHAQLVEYEKNNKIRDRYNLEIIYVLPYSKELIQDFLNSFPATLALINDWKNPPGYEEMDEDGKAFIDHIREIAPEDLTMDEGEETPTPFPILIDEDSEYSKALGIFRTEWSGSKVDQNIPSVYIVDKDGILQFKNIAQHTFDRPSLDYLVKMLSYICGEE, encoded by the coding sequence ATGCCTGATATTGCACTCCCCTCTTTCCAGGGCGAAGAAGTGAAGATTTCCCAATTCAAGGGAAAGAATGTAATGTTGATTTTCCCCAGGGGCTATGCGATGGAAGGAATGTGGTGCCCCAATTGCATATATCGACATGCTCAACTAGTAGAGTATGAGAAGAACAACAAGATTCGTGATCGCTACAACCTGGAAATTATATATGTACTTCCATATAGCAAAGAATTGATTCAGGATTTTCTAAATTCTTTCCCAGCGACTTTAGCACTAATCAATGATTGGAAGAATCCTCCCGGTTATGAAGAAATGGACGAGGACGGAAAAGCATTTATCGATCATATCAGAGAAATTGCACCAGAAGATTTAACAATGGACGAAGGAGAAGAGACGCCAACACCATTTCCAATCCTCATCGACGAGGACAGTGAATATTCCAAGGCTTTAGGAATATTCCGGACAGAGTGGTCAGGAAGTAAAGTGGATCAGAATATTCCCTCTGTTTATATAGTAGATAAGGATGGTATTCTTCAGTTTAAGAATATAGCTCAACATACTTTCGATAGACCTAGTCTTGATTATCTAGTTAAGATGTTATCGTATATATGCGGAGAGGAATAG
- a CDS encoding GGDEF domain-containing protein, with protein sequence MDYQAVLIVALVILTGILSLMLVSRIRNERRQMAVMKGMNLSDFSRFLLSNSAGGTIGEVARKVSTLLEESCGCDRVLFLRKRRGWLELNYQHGLGHPDRRAYRVVAGTKLSKVLEADFLPRPIAALQGVLPDRYFRTISKSKVDLFFPVFWRDNLYGVYFVRSTIHTDSRSFNVLVASMAQSLSAAYHVKWHESRIERMQKRLDEVNPPDAISAVNPPVAAPSSLLKLVLHRNAETIIPKLIHSIREDLNINRIAFLYRRNGKKNSHPLLVQGGLSRALLAPDQDCLDNLLKVVDKATMPVGQLADEQTPMGVWASSLREAGLESIASFSLTPDCPGVLAWSGGSPQVSLKDKLQVARTSAADLMDNAESFERIEEMSYTDGLTGLANQRYFRRRLDEEIQRAKRYDRKLAFIIFDLDGLKATNDTYGHLAGDAVLKQMGGILRRSIRAIDIIARYGGDEFCIIMPETDATTCLKFMERLKGDVAGTSFVIPGTDERLGCTVSLGGAVYPDHADVPKQLIHFADMALLEAKSSGRNKSVLFDEAV encoded by the coding sequence ATGGATTACCAAGCAGTTCTTATAGTTGCGCTGGTCATTTTGACCGGAATCCTGTCGCTGATGCTCGTTTCGAGGATTCGAAACGAGAGGCGACAGATGGCTGTGATGAAGGGGATGAATCTGTCCGATTTCTCCCGATTTCTGCTGTCCAATAGTGCTGGCGGAACTATCGGCGAGGTGGCCCGCAAGGTGTCCACTCTACTGGAGGAATCGTGCGGATGTGATCGGGTTCTGTTTTTACGTAAGCGTCGGGGCTGGCTTGAGCTCAACTATCAACATGGCTTAGGACATCCCGACCGGCGAGCGTATAGGGTTGTTGCCGGTACCAAATTGTCCAAAGTGCTGGAAGCTGATTTCTTGCCGCGGCCAATAGCTGCCCTCCAGGGGGTGTTGCCCGACCGGTATTTTCGGACGATCAGCAAGAGCAAAGTTGATCTTTTCTTCCCTGTGTTCTGGCGTGATAATCTGTACGGTGTCTACTTTGTGCGCAGCACCATTCATACCGATTCACGGTCATTTAATGTACTGGTGGCCAGTATGGCGCAGTCGTTGTCGGCTGCGTATCATGTTAAATGGCATGAATCGCGCATCGAACGGATGCAGAAGCGGCTTGACGAAGTAAACCCACCCGATGCCATCTCTGCCGTCAATCCGCCGGTAGCTGCTCCAAGCAGTTTACTTAAACTTGTGCTACATCGCAATGCGGAGACGATAATCCCGAAGCTAATCCACTCAATTCGCGAAGACTTGAATATCAATCGGATTGCTTTTCTATATCGAAGGAATGGTAAGAAAAATTCTCACCCGCTATTGGTCCAGGGAGGTCTTTCTCGGGCCCTTCTGGCTCCCGACCAGGATTGCCTGGATAATCTTCTGAAAGTCGTTGACAAGGCGACGATGCCGGTTGGGCAATTGGCGGACGAACAAACACCGATGGGAGTTTGGGCTTCGTCTTTGCGAGAGGCAGGATTAGAAAGCATAGCTTCATTTTCACTCACTCCGGATTGTCCTGGTGTGCTGGCCTGGAGTGGAGGATCACCACAAGTATCTTTGAAAGACAAACTGCAGGTAGCTCGGACGAGCGCCGCTGATTTAATGGACAATGCCGAATCGTTTGAACGTATTGAGGAAATGTCATACACCGACGGACTGACAGGTCTGGCCAACCAGAGGTATTTCAGGCGTCGTCTGGACGAGGAGATCCAGCGAGCAAAGCGCTATGACCGGAAACTGGCTTTTATAATCTTCGATCTCGATGGTCTGAAGGCCACCAACGATACTTATGGTCATCTGGCTGGAGATGCTGTCCTCAAGCAGATGGGGGGTATCCTCCGGAGATCAATTCGTGCTATTGACATTATCGCACGTTATGGTGGGGATGAGTTTTGTATTATCATGCCCGAAACTGATGCTACAACCTGTCTGAAATTCATGGAGCGGCTAAAGGGTGACGTAGCGGGAACGAGTTTTGTCATCCCTGGTACCGATGAGCGTTTGGGGTGTACAGTTTCGCTGGGCGGAGCGGTCTACCCGGATCACGCCGACGTTCCTAAGCAGCTCATTCACTTTGCCGACATGGCCCTTCTGGAAGCCAAGTCCAGTGGCCGCAATAAGTCTGTTCTTTTCGATGAAGCCGTTTAG
- a CDS encoding tetratricopeptide repeat protein, giving the protein MVEYGVVFFVLLGTSLAFYLVYKRFLSKPTKSVSVLYVEALKDLLNDEQVQAFTKLRQVVAEETSNIDAYLRLGQILRENGKPDRALQVHKDLTLRTHLPSDDKKAILRQLAEDYFALRDLDTAEAALKELLALAPDDRWVHEELLKIQEAANKWDEAYDTAAALLKIEGEKSRKRLAVYKYRMGYDLYQKLEHHKARILFKEAIGLDPTYVQAFLAVGDSYRDEERFEDAVNFWKKLIGVVPDQGHKVIERLKKTLFDLGRYGELSDVCDSILSHDPRNLEARLTLAEFSEKKGDVDTARSMLEQIVEDHPGHLKSVVELIRVYLGRNDNRRLDELFRTIARRGEDTVIPDSGEAASSASIRQPAEQ; this is encoded by the coding sequence ATGGTTGAATACGGTGTTGTATTTTTCGTTCTGTTGGGCACCTCGCTGGCCTTCTACCTGGTATACAAACGCTTCCTGAGTAAGCCGACCAAATCGGTTTCTGTGCTTTATGTCGAAGCGCTCAAGGATCTTCTCAATGATGAACAGGTTCAGGCTTTCACCAAGCTGCGACAGGTTGTGGCCGAGGAAACATCCAATATTGATGCTTATCTGCGACTGGGTCAGATTCTTCGCGAGAATGGTAAACCAGATCGAGCACTGCAAGTACACAAGGACCTGACCCTGCGAACGCACCTGCCTTCCGACGACAAGAAAGCGATTTTACGGCAACTGGCGGAAGACTACTTTGCATTGCGGGATCTTGATACGGCTGAGGCAGCGCTCAAAGAACTGCTCGCTCTGGCGCCCGATGATCGCTGGGTACATGAGGAACTATTGAAAATCCAGGAAGCGGCAAATAAGTGGGACGAGGCGTATGATACCGCAGCTGCTCTGCTCAAGATTGAGGGGGAGAAGAGCCGGAAAAGGCTGGCGGTGTACAAATATCGAATGGGCTATGACCTCTATCAGAAACTCGAACACCATAAGGCGCGGATTCTGTTTAAGGAAGCTATCGGGCTGGATCCGACCTATGTACAGGCATTCCTGGCGGTCGGGGATTCCTACCGCGACGAGGAGCGTTTTGAAGATGCGGTGAATTTCTGGAAAAAGCTCATTGGTGTGGTCCCTGATCAGGGTCACAAAGTGATTGAACGGCTGAAGAAAACCTTGTTCGATCTTGGGCGCTACGGTGAGTTGTCCGATGTGTGTGACAGTATTCTCAGTCATGATCCCCGAAATCTTGAGGCTCGCTTGACGCTGGCTGAGTTCTCCGAGAAGAAGGGAGATGTGGATACTGCTCGCAGCATGCTGGAACAGATTGTTGAGGACCACCCGGGCCATTTGAAATCGGTTGTCGAGCTTATCCGTGTTTACCTCGGTCGCAATGATAACCGTCGATTGGATGAGTTATTCCGGACGATTGCCCGGCGCGGAGAAGATACGGTTATTCCAGATAGTGGAGAAGCTGCTTCTTCAGCTTCAATTCGACAACCTGCAGAACAATAG
- a CDS encoding polysaccharide export protein, which produces MNKCCLLIVVSLVVMMAVCAQASEYKVGTGDILSISFWQDPALNSDVRVNQDGKISLDVVGEIDAAGRTTAQLEVDIVRRMSRLNKNISQAVVRVTAFNHQYVFVTGQVNDGGKWTFEEIPDLWSIINEAGGVTEIGDLSRVTIIRGGDNAGQVEIVNVSAAIANGTMNELPKIRREDTIEIPRMPIGFPSPELGTAREKKNLIYVVGAVGLPGPITFEENVDVLEAIALAGGPTAMADLRKTKVITKDGYFGQTIQLDLDKYTRLGTLTRYTMQKEDVVVVAARRSSILSIANITGLIGVVTSTVLIWNLLDSNGDSTRE; this is translated from the coding sequence ATGAATAAATGTTGTTTGTTGATCGTTGTGAGTTTGGTTGTCATGATGGCAGTCTGCGCTCAGGCCAGTGAATACAAGGTGGGAACGGGGGATATCTTGAGTATCAGTTTCTGGCAGGACCCCGCTCTCAATTCCGATGTACGCGTTAATCAAGATGGGAAGATATCTCTGGACGTGGTGGGCGAAATCGACGCTGCTGGCAGGACTACAGCGCAGCTCGAAGTTGACATTGTTCGCCGAATGTCCAGGTTAAACAAGAATATCTCACAGGCGGTGGTCAGGGTTACGGCATTCAACCACCAATACGTTTTTGTTACGGGGCAGGTGAACGATGGGGGCAAGTGGACGTTTGAAGAAATACCGGACCTCTGGAGTATCATCAATGAAGCTGGTGGAGTGACCGAAATTGGTGACCTCAGTCGCGTAACAATCATCCGAGGTGGAGACAACGCGGGTCAGGTTGAAATCGTGAATGTGAGTGCGGCTATAGCCAACGGTACAATGAACGAATTGCCGAAGATTCGTCGTGAGGATACGATTGAAATCCCACGCATGCCCATCGGGTTTCCGTCGCCTGAACTTGGTACAGCCCGAGAGAAGAAGAACCTCATCTACGTTGTGGGTGCGGTGGGGCTGCCGGGTCCGATTACCTTTGAGGAGAATGTTGATGTGCTTGAGGCTATAGCTCTGGCAGGTGGTCCAACCGCTATGGCTGATCTGCGCAAGACGAAAGTGATAACCAAAGATGGCTACTTCGGTCAGACCATTCAACTTGATCTCGATAAATATACCCGGCTTGGAACACTAACTCGTTACACGATGCAGAAAGAGGATGTGGTGGTGGTCGCGGCTCGTCGTTCCAGCATTTTGAGTATTGCCAACATCACCGGTCTGATCGGTGTTGTGACTTCGACGGTGCTCATTTGGAATCTTTTGGACAGCAACGGAGATAGTACGAGGGAATAG
- a CDS encoding LapA family protein: MWALRAIFVTIIVLAIVTFAIYNVQLDQRVDINLVWKTFSEVAVIEVVFWSFACGVVLSLLVFISAYIRMAVTQRGCRRQIRALETEVTVLRNRPIEESAEMLLQDQSSPRKSNTLRKDR, from the coding sequence ATGTGGGCCTTGCGGGCGATTTTCGTGACAATCATTGTTTTGGCCATTGTCACGTTCGCCATCTACAATGTACAGTTGGACCAGCGAGTCGATATTAATCTCGTCTGGAAGACATTTTCTGAAGTGGCTGTGATCGAAGTTGTTTTCTGGTCATTTGCCTGCGGTGTAGTGTTGTCGTTGCTGGTCTTCATCTCGGCCTATATCAGGATGGCAGTTACTCAGCGCGGTTGCAGAAGACAGATTCGGGCGCTTGAGACCGAGGTTACGGTGCTGCGTAATAGACCGATTGAGGAGTCCGCCGAGATGCTATTGCAGGATCAATCTTCGCCGCGAAAGTCGAACACTCTCCGGAAGGATCGGTAG
- a CDS encoding STAS domain-containing protein — translation MNNISISLSEGDRQGVSEVRVDGVIDTATAGELEAVIDSLLKRQRYAILIDLAGVDYISSAGWGIFISHIKDIRDNDGDIKLASMIPNVYEIYELLEFDKVLRSYTSIDEARVDFGNGSEVVSSKKKSGRLTAVSISDDLTSKSTSNQFTINNDLGGMLGGGNLETAILRLVKDDPFATIGEIGRDLRGMGGFDRVGWWDVFGVLRRRGLVRRRSRFRFARGRR, via the coding sequence ATGAATAACATCTCAATATCGCTTTCCGAAGGTGACCGCCAGGGAGTCTCCGAAGTGCGGGTGGATGGTGTTATTGATACCGCGACAGCTGGTGAATTGGAAGCCGTTATTGATTCGCTTCTGAAGCGCCAACGATATGCGATTCTGATTGATCTGGCTGGCGTAGATTATATCTCTTCTGCCGGATGGGGGATATTTATCTCCCATATCAAGGACATTCGCGACAACGATGGCGATATCAAGCTGGCCAGTATGATTCCGAATGTATACGAGATATATGAACTGCTGGAGTTTGATAAGGTTCTACGGTCCTATACTTCAATAGACGAAGCCCGTGTCGATTTTGGCAACGGCTCCGAAGTGGTTTCATCCAAAAAAAAAAGCGGACGGTTGACAGCGGTTTCGATCAGTGATGATTTGACCTCCAAATCTACTAGCAATCAATTTACAATAAACAATGATCTCGGTGGAATGTTAGGTGGCGGCAATCTTGAAACGGCGATCCTGCGTCTGGTTAAAGACGACCCGTTTGCCACTATAGGGGAGATTGGTCGGGATTTGCGAGGTATGGGCGGGTTCGACCGGGTTGGTTGGTGGGATGTTTTCGGAGTTTTAAGGCGACGAGGTTTGGTCCGCCGACGTTCTCGATTCCGGTTTGCCCGGGGGCGTCGCTGA
- a CDS encoding DUF3473 domain-containing protein produces MEFTNNILTVDLEEWFAVEVLSNRYSRDNWGQLQSTVVRNSRRLLELFRFREVTATWFALGWVADRYPDLLREIQREGHEIACHSYAHVRVNTLEPDTFRKDTKMAIGAIVSALGRSPSGYRAPSWSVDPSTSWAFEILAELGFEYDSSVFPIKHDIYGIPDGPRHTFKMNLKSGRSLYEIPASTYQLLGQNIPIGGGGFLRHSPYWYTRWMIRRLNADNRPVMVYMHPWEIDPDPPRIDDLSAIQRFRMYGSTSVFIRKLDRLLSDFPFVSMGEYLKRLKRRRIGFHVD; encoded by the coding sequence ATGGAGTTCACAAATAACATTCTTACAGTAGACCTTGAAGAGTGGTTCGCCGTAGAAGTTTTATCTAATCGTTATTCGCGCGATAATTGGGGCCAACTGCAGTCAACGGTAGTCAGGAATTCACGTCGACTGTTGGAGCTGTTCCGGTTTCGAGAAGTCACTGCCACCTGGTTTGCACTTGGTTGGGTGGCTGATCGCTATCCTGATTTGCTCCGTGAAATCCAACGAGAAGGACACGAGATTGCCTGCCACAGCTATGCACACGTCCGGGTCAACACCCTGGAACCGGATACGTTTCGCAAGGATACCAAAATGGCGATAGGGGCTATCGTTAGTGCCCTCGGTCGCTCGCCGAGTGGTTATCGGGCACCCAGTTGGTCGGTTGATCCCAGCACGTCTTGGGCGTTTGAAATTCTGGCCGAGTTAGGCTTCGAGTACGATAGCTCCGTTTTTCCTATTAAGCATGACATCTATGGTATCCCTGATGGCCCTCGGCATACGTTCAAGATGAACCTGAAAAGTGGTCGTAGTTTGTACGAAATTCCGGCTTCAACTTACCAGTTGCTGGGACAGAATATCCCTATCGGCGGTGGCGGTTTTCTGCGTCACTCGCCATATTGGTATACACGCTGGATGATCCGACGTCTTAATGCCGACAACCGGCCCGTAATGGTCTACATGCATCCCTGGGAAATCGATCCCGATCCGCCCAGAATTGACGATTTATCAGCTATACAACGCTTCCGTATGTACGGATCAACATCGGTTTTCATTCGCAAACTTGATCGTCTTCTGAGTGATTTCCCGTTTGTCTCGATGGGGGAGTATCTTAAGCGACTGAAGAGACGCCGGATAGGTTTTCATGTCGATTAA
- a CDS encoding SPOR domain-containing protein, translated as MTIRLLLAAVSLLIGCATAAADDTYSLIKKGRLKEANEALSAISTATLRDGNTLFFQSLLETDAAKSADLMEAALKSAVDARYWEEIHYRLAQYYLVAGNNKRLERLIVEYSSSWETGRFGERMDRYSVYVDQDQGHLESALRQVDRYLLRYTKRDLQQWGKIDKARVMSAFGKRIGADKLLRGLSRLRSGPGVSQALYQLTINAINQRRIDDAVFTYNLLREAYPSAVGLDALVDGLAKLSSGEERNREADRLTGTFYSVKVGVFSERSNATKQANLFKQYDQKVEIKSMTISDVKYRVVYVGRFSGYDEAAAFKKRLEATHHEVFQVVAR; from the coding sequence ATGACTATTCGTCTGTTACTTGCGGCTGTCAGTCTGCTGATCGGTTGTGCGACAGCGGCTGCCGATGATACCTATTCGTTGATCAAAAAGGGACGGCTCAAGGAGGCTAACGAAGCTTTATCGGCCATCTCAACTGCGACTCTGCGTGACGGCAACACGCTTTTTTTTCAATCCCTACTGGAGACAGATGCCGCGAAGTCGGCCGATCTGATGGAGGCTGCTTTGAAATCGGCGGTCGATGCCAGGTATTGGGAAGAGATACATTACAGGCTGGCCCAGTACTATCTGGTCGCAGGCAATAACAAGAGACTGGAGCGATTGATTGTCGAATACTCATCTTCGTGGGAAACCGGTCGCTTCGGAGAGCGGATGGATCGTTACTCTGTGTATGTGGATCAAGATCAAGGTCATCTTGAGTCGGCTTTGCGACAGGTGGACCGATACTTGCTACGCTACACTAAACGCGATCTGCAGCAGTGGGGAAAGATTGACAAGGCGCGAGTTATGTCGGCCTTCGGCAAACGTATCGGGGCTGACAAGTTGTTGCGTGGATTATCTCGACTGCGTTCTGGTCCCGGCGTTTCTCAAGCCCTCTATCAGCTGACTATAAACGCTATCAATCAGAGGCGGATTGATGACGCCGTATTCACATACAATCTGCTTCGAGAAGCGTATCCTTCGGCGGTTGGGTTGGATGCTCTGGTGGACGGTCTGGCCAAGCTATCATCGGGGGAGGAGCGCAACCGGGAAGCGGACCGACTCACCGGTACGTTTTATTCGGTTAAGGTTGGTGTTTTTTCTGAGCGTTCCAATGCCACGAAACAGGCCAATCTCTTCAAGCAGTATGATCAGAAAGTGGAGATCAAATCCATGACGATCTCCGACGTGAAGTACCGCGTCGTTTATGTTGGCCGGTTCTCCGGTTACGATGAGGCCGCAGCATTCAAGAAGAGGTTGGAAGCAACCCATCACGAGGTTTTTCAGGTCGTCGCTCGATGA
- a CDS encoding CpsD/CapB family tyrosine-protein kinase produces the protein MARRPVSILDFYSPELPVATEFRRLLQRIQSFSTESENKAIMITSAMLAEGKSTICSFLALTAARQKGLKTLIIDTDLRRPSIHKLFGMDRERGLAEVLSGDLSAAKVVRQTDLEQLHIINAGLRSERPSELFNVEVISRIIDDLKFYYDLIFVDCAPILPVSDPMLLAPKMDAILLVVKAGATQKEVVERAVDILGADGNRITGVVLNNMNNSLPYYYDYKYYDYDSPVDSAKHRRGDRRRKRQSRSRSSRQTASRLTSKNNDTPKRFP, from the coding sequence ATGGCACGACGGCCGGTTTCAATTCTTGACTTCTACTCTCCTGAGTTACCCGTAGCAACGGAGTTTCGCCGTTTGTTGCAGCGCATCCAGAGTTTTTCAACGGAGTCTGAGAATAAGGCTATAATGATTACTTCCGCCATGCTGGCTGAGGGGAAATCAACTATATGTTCGTTCCTGGCCCTGACCGCAGCCAGACAGAAGGGGCTCAAGACGTTGATTATTGATACCGATCTTCGACGTCCTTCGATCCACAAGTTATTCGGTATGGATCGTGAAAGGGGATTGGCCGAAGTGTTGTCTGGTGACCTTAGCGCAGCTAAGGTGGTAAGACAGACCGATCTGGAGCAATTGCACATCATTAATGCTGGTTTGCGTAGTGAGCGTCCATCGGAGTTGTTCAATGTTGAGGTAATCAGTCGCATCATTGATGACTTAAAGTTCTACTATGATCTGATTTTCGTAGACTGCGCTCCGATTCTGCCCGTATCGGACCCGATGCTCCTGGCTCCGAAGATGGATGCTATATTACTGGTTGTCAAGGCTGGAGCGACGCAAAAAGAAGTTGTGGAGCGAGCTGTGGACATTCTTGGAGCCGATGGCAATCGTATCACAGGGGTCGTACTCAACAACATGAACAACAGTCTGCCTTATTACTACGACTATAAGTACTATGACTACGATAGTCCGGTCGACAGTGCGAAACATCGACGAGGAGATCGACGTAGAAAGAGACAATCGCGATCCCGGAGTTCCAGGCAAACCGCCTCACGGTTGACCTCGAAAAACAACGATACTCCTAAACGTTTTCCCTGA
- a CDS encoding SpoIIE family protein phosphatase yields MWRRPVKEITAEFIAEEKYLDSLQRTARESCVAAGMSSRDVNAVLLATEEGATNIIRHAYLYEKGTIRLRIVIYRKLIVLSLIDTGRSFQASEKGTIDLEHLVESGRKGGLGFYMIGKIMDSVEYISSAGYNELRMIKRIRPSSAGSVPLLRRMTGLRVKFSVWTTMIVLIILAGSAIYVDDRISRQVQSHLDETVASLGSTIAAQAAGYTINRRSDAEFDELVVSYAKSNSEFLRLVVITSPAGNIVAHSDDIHNIRKGYSFPDGIDKNDQSTPQRLIVDGADLFYLMVPIVTNTGMAGMVHITYSAAYIEGELAQSREDAVLLTLVLLLFGVLGVYLLSSYFVDPIVKITQRVRRLASGDLTTELPLEGAEEFFEISKAFNVLMTRVSQDRENIVAREKMAKEIEVASHIQKTLLPNKLPNLPGLELNTFYRAAEVIGGDLYDVFETDPGRYCLVVADVSGKGVPASLVMSMLRTVIQIHAAHEASAKVTLIKVNDYLRHNIPPGMFITVMLAMYDTAQRKLDFVSAGHNPMLLYRRSSSTIETLNPTGMPVGMPVTLEFSFEDRLEEVSLELEDGDFFFMFTDGVTEASNRDGETYGLDRLTKLFEEQLNGGDATLTTTILGKSLLDALDDFAGFTKPSDDITFVLARSCSPDDGMTETKSVTEDE; encoded by the coding sequence ATGTGGCGACGTCCTGTAAAAGAGATAACAGCCGAGTTCATTGCGGAAGAGAAATATCTCGACAGTCTGCAGCGAACAGCGCGGGAAAGCTGCGTGGCTGCTGGCATGTCATCCCGAGATGTCAACGCCGTTTTGTTGGCCACTGAAGAAGGGGCCACCAACATTATCCGGCATGCGTACCTTTATGAGAAGGGGACTATCCGGCTCCGAATTGTAATCTATCGCAAGCTTATTGTCTTATCCCTAATTGATACCGGCAGATCATTTCAGGCTTCCGAAAAAGGTACCATAGATCTGGAGCATCTGGTCGAATCCGGCCGTAAGGGTGGCCTGGGGTTCTATATGATCGGCAAGATTATGGATTCGGTCGAATACATTTCGTCGGCTGGCTACAATGAATTGCGGATGATTAAACGCATTCGTCCCTCATCGGCTGGTAGTGTTCCTCTGTTAAGACGGATGACTGGGTTGCGGGTTAAGTTCTCGGTTTGGACCACTATGATTGTGCTGATTATTCTGGCTGGTTCTGCTATATACGTCGATGATCGAATATCACGTCAAGTTCAATCGCACTTGGACGAAACAGTAGCCTCTCTGGGGAGTACTATTGCAGCGCAGGCCGCAGGTTATACGATAAACCGTCGCTCTGATGCCGAGTTTGATGAGTTAGTTGTGAGTTATGCCAAATCGAATTCTGAGTTCCTCCGACTGGTAGTGATCACCAGTCCGGCAGGTAATATTGTGGCGCATTCCGATGACATCCACAATATTCGCAAGGGATACTCTTTCCCCGACGGTATTGACAAGAACGACCAATCAACTCCACAGCGATTGATTGTTGATGGAGCTGACTTGTTCTATTTGATGGTTCCCATAGTTACTAACACCGGTATGGCAGGTATGGTGCATATCACATACAGTGCCGCCTACATTGAGGGTGAGTTAGCTCAATCGCGGGAGGATGCCGTGTTGCTGACTCTGGTGCTGTTGCTATTTGGCGTTCTTGGAGTCTATCTACTCTCCAGCTATTTTGTAGATCCGATAGTTAAAATCACACAGCGCGTCAGGCGACTTGCCTCCGGTGATCTAACGACGGAATTGCCACTGGAGGGAGCTGAGGAGTTCTTCGAAATATCCAAGGCGTTCAATGTACTGATGACGCGTGTGAGTCAGGATCGTGAGAATATAGTGGCGCGCGAGAAGATGGCCAAGGAAATTGAAGTAGCCTCACACATCCAGAAGACTCTGCTGCCGAACAAACTACCGAATCTGCCGGGGCTGGAACTAAACACATTCTATCGGGCGGCGGAAGTTATCGGAGGAGATCTCTATGATGTCTTTGAGACTGATCCCGGTCGGTACTGTCTTGTAGTTGCCGATGTTTCCGGCAAAGGGGTACCAGCTTCGCTGGTGATGTCGATGCTACGTACGGTCATACAGATCCATGCGGCGCACGAAGCTTCGGCCAAGGTGACGCTTATAAAGGTCAACGATTACCTGCGCCACAACATTCCTCCGGGCATGTTTATTACTGTCATGCTGGCTATGTATGACACCGCTCAGCGAAAGCTCGATTTCGTATCGGCTGGGCATAATCCGATGCTTCTCTATCGACGGTCTTCCAGTACGATTGAGACTTTGAATCCCACCGGAATGCCAGTGGGGATGCCAGTTACGCTTGAGTTCTCATTCGAGGATAGGTTGGAAGAAGTCAGCCTTGAACTTGAGGATGGGGATTTCTTCTTCATGTTTACCGATGGTGTCACCGAGGCATCCAATCGTGATGGGGAGACGTATGGTCTGGATCGCCTCACAAAGCTGTTTGAGGAACAACTAAACGGTGGGGATGCAACGCTTACCACGACCATACTGGGCAAGAGTCTGTTGGATGCTCTGGACGATTTCGCCGGATTCACCAAACCATCCGATGACATAACATTCGTTCTTGCCAGGTCATGCAGTCCTGACGACGGTATGACCGAAACGAAATCTGTAACAGAAGACGAGTAG